DNA sequence from the Methanobacterium petrolearium genome:
TGATAATCGCACCATTTTTTTCCTTTCCATCTTTTTTAAATCTTAAAAGCTTCATAGAATCCCTACAATTACATTTATCCGGTCAAAATGTAATAATACATTCAACTTAGATGATTCATTCGTCTTAAATGATTTTTTAAATTTTGATGATTCTTTCAACTTAGATGATTCTTTCAATGGGAACCACCAGAATATCCCGGGCACCGATCTTTTTCAAACGATTAACCACCTGGAATACCTCATGTTCATCCACCACAGCGTGAACTGCCACCACCCTATTATCAGAGAGGACTTGAGATACAGTGGGGCCGCTCATCCCTGGCATGGCCTTTTTAACTTCGTCCAGGACTTCCTCATCCACATTCATCATCACCAGTTTTTTACCCTCAGCATCCAGAACACCACGTATTCCAGTTCTGATTTGTTCAATTTTATCTTTTTTCTCCTGGTAGCTTTCAGGATTGGCTATAAGATGCACAGAGCTTTTTAAGATGGTTTCCACTATCTTCAGATGATTCATCTTCAAAGTGGTGCCCGTGCTGGTAAGATCAGATATAAGGTCTGATACTCCAATAAAAGGAGCTATTTCGGTTGAACCACTAAGTTGGACTATTTTAACTGGTATTCCATTGGTTTCAAGATATTTTTCAGTGAGGTGGGGGAATTCAGTGGCCACAATAGAACCTTCCTTAACATCGGAAAGCTGGTTGATATCGGAGTCTTCAGGGGCAGCCAGCACCAATTTGGATTTTCCAAAGCCCAAGTCTTCTAATATTTCCACACGGACTTCTTTTTCCCGTATTAAATCCAGACCAGTCATTCCCAGGTCAGCAGCACCATCAGCAACGAATTCAGGAATATCAGAGGCCCGGGTGAACATAACATTAATCTGCTGGTCGAAAGTTGCTGAAAAAAGCCTGCGATTAACGGTATCCTTCAATCCAATCCCTGCCTTAGATAACAATTTTACTGCAGGGTCACTGATCCTTCCCTTGGATGGAAGGGCTATTTTTATTTCCATTTAAAAAATCCTCCTAGACTAGAACATTGTTAAGTTAAAAACTTTAATAGGTGCATATAAATCTACTTGCATTCAACATTATCTTGAAAAAAATGATGGTAACCAGACGAGTAATGAAGAACTGGTTTTGTTGTTAAGTTTCACTAGAACTATAATGACGTAGATATTTATGTTATTTTCCTCAATCTTAAAATAGATAGGTGGTCCCATGGAAACCAAGACTATTCTCATAAAAAACACTACTATTCTAGCCAAAGGACTTCGAAAAGGCTCAGTGCTCATAGAAGACGGTAAAATCATTGACATAAATAATAAAATCCGTTTCTGGGGCATAGACGAAGTTATTGATGCAGAAGGGAAGATTTTAATTCCTGGACTGGTCAACACTCACACCCATCTTTCCATGAACCTCATGAGGGGACTTGCTGATGACCTGCCTCTGGATGTCTGGATGAATGATCATATATGGCCAGTGGAAGCACATCTGGAAGGAGAACACTGCTATGCTGGAGCTCTTTTAGCGGCACTGGAGATGATCAAATCAGGAACCACTACTTGTGATGACATGTACTTCTTCATGGATGACGTGGCCAGGGCCATTGATGAATCAGGAATAAGGGGACTCCTCTGTCATGGTATGATCGACCTGTTTGATGAGGAAAAGAGAAAGGCAGAGTGCAAGGAAACCAAGCGCATCATAGAAAAATGCCATAACACTGCTGATGGCAGAATTCAAGTGGCACTGGGGCCTCACACTCCTTACACTTGTTCAACCGAGCTTTTAAACTGGGTTCGCAAAAAAGCTGATGAAAAGGGACTTAAAATTCATATACATGTTTCAGAAACTGAAAAAGAGGTTGAAGATAGCTTAAATGATAGGAAAAAAAGGCCTTTCGAGTACCTGGATGATATTAAATTTTTAGGTCCGGATGTGATAGCTGCCCACGCTGTATGGCTTTCAGGGGCTGAAATAGCTTTAATAAAAGAAAATAATGTTAAAATATCCCACAATCCTCTGAGCAACATGAAATTAGCTTCAGGAATATCACCAGTTTCTGACATGCTGGCCAATGGAATATGTGTATCTCTGGGAACAGATGGGGCTGCATCTAATAATAGCTTGGACCTTTTCCAGGAAATGAAAATAGCTAGTCTCCTTCAAAAAGTGCGTACTCTAGATCCCACAGTTTTACCTGCAGGTGCAGTCCTGGAAATGGCCACCATGGGTGGAGCAACGGCATTGGGCATGGAAAAAGAGATAGGAACCATTGAGGTTGGGAAAAAAGCAGACCTGGTTTTGATGGATAGAAGAGCTCCACATCTAACTCCCTATAGAAATCCCGTTTCCCATCTGGTCTATTCTGCTGAAGGACCTGATGTGAGCACAGTTATATGTAATGGGGAGATTTTAATGCGCGAAAATGAAGTCTTAGTCCTGGATGAGATGGAAGTAATAGAGATGGCGGAGAACGCTTCAGAAGACCTCCTATCCCGAAGATAGTTAGGTCCAATTTGATGATTAAACTGTTATATATTATTCAACTAGTAATTAATTCTATAAGGCGATATTTTATGGTTGATAATGGAATTTTAACCCTTTTTGACGTTGATGGGACCCTGGTAAGGGGAGCTAGATGTCATTACATGGCTTTTGTCCATGCAGTTAGTAAGTTCTATGGAATGGAAGAAGATATCAGTGGTTTAAACTATGCTGGAAAAACCGACCCCCAGATACTGCGAGAAGTTCTGGAACTCGGTAAAATACCAGAGAAAGTCATTACTGATAACTTTCAGGATTGTTTGAATTATATGATTCAGGATTATGTGGCTAATGTGCATCGGGAGAATATTGTGGT
Encoded proteins:
- the hisG gene encoding ATP phosphoribosyltransferase; amino-acid sequence: MEIKIALPSKGRISDPAVKLLSKAGIGLKDTVNRRLFSATFDQQINVMFTRASDIPEFVADGAADLGMTGLDLIREKEVRVEILEDLGFGKSKLVLAAPEDSDINQLSDVKEGSIVATEFPHLTEKYLETNGIPVKIVQLSGSTEIAPFIGVSDLISDLTSTGTTLKMNHLKIVETILKSSVHLIANPESYQEKKDKIEQIRTGIRGVLDAEGKKLVMMNVDEEVLDEVKKAMPGMSGPTVSQVLSDNRVVAVHAVVDEHEVFQVVNRLKKIGARDILVVPIERII
- a CDS encoding amidohydrolase family protein codes for the protein METKTILIKNTTILAKGLRKGSVLIEDGKIIDINNKIRFWGIDEVIDAEGKILIPGLVNTHTHLSMNLMRGLADDLPLDVWMNDHIWPVEAHLEGEHCYAGALLAALEMIKSGTTTCDDMYFFMDDVARAIDESGIRGLLCHGMIDLFDEEKRKAECKETKRIIEKCHNTADGRIQVALGPHTPYTCSTELLNWVRKKADEKGLKIHIHVSETEKEVEDSLNDRKKRPFEYLDDIKFLGPDVIAAHAVWLSGAEIALIKENNVKISHNPLSNMKLASGISPVSDMLANGICVSLGTDGAASNNSLDLFQEMKIASLLQKVRTLDPTVLPAGAVLEMATMGGATALGMEKEIGTIEVGKKADLVLMDRRAPHLTPYRNPVSHLVYSAEGPDVSTVICNGEILMRENEVLVLDEMEVIEMAENASEDLLSRR